Part of the Nicotiana sylvestris chromosome 5, ASM39365v2, whole genome shotgun sequence genome is shown below.
CATAGATTTATCACGATATAAGCTCATCACTCTTCAAAAAATTGCATATGGACATGTCAATAATATATAATTGTGAAAGGAGGTATTCAACATTTAAGCATGAAAGCTACTCAAATTCGCAAAAATCTCACAAACGCTCAACTTGGGCAAAataggaattaaaatcctaaaacatGATCTCTATCATGAAATATAAACTCAAGTAAACAACCAAAgtaaaatcacataaaacaaaGACTTCTCAATAAAGACAAAGCGATAAAAACAACCTCGGGTCAAATTCGGTCATAACCAACATATACAACCGTGTACACAGTCGTCACCTTATGTACAGCTCattcacataatacaaataatTTAATTAGATCTAATCATATGGGAAAGTTTTTACCATACAAAGCTAGAGAGGATACTTACATCAAAGAAGCTGAATCAATACTAGAAGCCCTTCTTACATGAAACAACCTCCGGTCGGCTCAAACCTAGCCAAAATAGCGTACTAATATCAATAAAATCCATTAAAAACAAGCCCAAACTATAAAGCTATGATCTTGGTTCAATTATGCAAAGTCAATCTAAAATGTAAACTTTGGACCCACACCAAGGAACCtaacaaaactcacaaattccgGACAATCACTCaaatacgagtccaaccatatcaatttcatccaattccgacctcaaatcgatatttaaatcatcatatttcatttatataattttttactAAAATTCTCAATTTTCCATACTTAGATTCatcaaataaataacaaaaacaaaaatggaatcatgaaatataaccaaattcGATTCaagaatacttacctcaatccaaatCGTGAAAATCTCCTACAAAATCTCCAAAGTCCGAGCTCTATAACTCAAAATGTGATAAGATAACTCAAAGTCTGAAATAGAGTACTTATATGCACTGTCCAATAGTACCTTACGTGATCACGATAGTACCCTCGCGATCGCGATGCACAAAATCACACTGCCAAAAAATGCTTTACGCATTCGTGACATCAATCACGCGAACGTGATGACCTCAGATATCAGACCTTCATGAATGTGGATACACCAGCATGAACGCGAAGAAGAACCCATGACCTGCCCAACCTAGGTCGACATTCTGCAAACGCGAAATCCTAGACGCGAACGTGAATGTTTAAAATCtcaaccatcgcgaacgcgatacctCTAGCGCGAACACGAACAAGACCAGCTCCCAGAACACTATGCGATCACGGCTTAGTCTTCGCGAACAACTGAAGCATCAGAAACCAGCAATAACCAACATCCAAAATGGTCTGAAACTCACCTTAGCCCCTCAAGACCCTGTTCGAACAtgtcaacaagtcccaaaatataccgcggacctactcgaggcctcaaatcacacataacaacatcaaaactacaaATCGTCAATCAAGAACATTCTCTTAGGTTCATAAGCTTCAAACATCGAACCAAGCATCCGATCAAAATCTAACCAATCCGAAACATAAGTTCCAAATAACATAATGAATATATTTCAAATTTGGAATAATAATCTGAACATAATAAcgtcaaagtcaactcccggtcaaacctatgaactttccaaaccttcaaattgccaactttcgctaAATAGAGCCAAAACCTTTTAGAAACATCCAAATGTAAATTCGGGCATATACAAagtccaaaatcaatatcctgaCCTAATAAAATTATCAAAACTCCGATCTGAAGTCAAATACACGAAAGTCGTAACATACTATAGGAAGCTACTTATAACCTCAAACTACCTAACGGAATATAAATgctcaaaataaccggtcggACCGTTACATAAACCTACGTGTATACTAccaagagagaaacatgagagggtgacACTAGAGAGATGGATCCTTATCCACACACAGTTGCATAGCCAATTCAACATGCgcaatataattcacacgtattACTCACCTATCATAATATAATTCGTATTGAGAACTCAATGTCTCATAATATAATTTGCACAGATATTGAAAAATTTGCACGGATAATTCAATAGGCCATAATACTTTGAATTCCTATGGACAACTCACTATCATGATCATCTCAATCGCAAGGACCATTCATGTGCCATATCCTCGGTTCATATAAGAAAATCATACGCATATGTACAGAATTAATAtgagtatatacatatataatgcaTATGGACAGAGAGATAAATATACTAAAATGTATGTATGTGTATACGTATGACTATGGTACCATATGTAATTACatcatacaaatatatatatgcatatatatatatatatatatatatatatatatatatatatatatatatatatatatatatacatatacatacatataatgCATATGAACAAGAAAGATAAATATACTGAAATGTTTATGTGTATACATATGAATACGGTACAATTTGTAATTATATTATACAAGTAGCCCACCATGCCTAATTAAGGTACCAAAATCTtagacatgatctctagcatAGATAAGTATTCTCATATAGTCATGCAAATAGATAAAATATGTTACAAGTAGAATATATATCAAAATAAGGCATAAGAAATCTAAAATACAACCCCAAACATGCATAAGTCTTGGCATCTGCATATACGTTCTTCACCTCGTATATACGTTACCCCCAAGTACATAGCATATAGCACATAAATTCATTTTAGAAAATTTCTCTCAAGTTAAGGCTAGCCGGGATACATACCTTCTCCAAAACGAGCTTCAACCTTCAAAAATATTTCTCTCCTTATAGCCTCTAAACGTCCACAATCTTGTCAAATAATACTTAATGATATCAAATAAGGCTATATGAATCAATCCCATATGGAAAAAATAAATCTATATCATAAttcaaaagtcaacaaaagttaatCCCAGAACCGCTTGGTCAAATCTTAAAATGAGAGTCAAATCCATGTAACTCGTGGCCTCGCTAGACCAAAACTATGATTAGATTCCTATTCGGGGTTCATTTGAATACTCAAAACTCAATTTGGATGATCATGGTTCTAAGTTTGCAAATTTCAAATTTTTCTTATTCAAATTCATATTTTGATATTAGATCTAGTGATAGGTTCATGTATATACAATAGATTTaggttaaaatcacttaccccaagcTTGTAAATGAAAATCTAAGTGAAAACCCTCCAAAAGCGAGCTCCCATGTCtccaaaattatgaaaaataaagtAGAAAGTCACAAAAAATCGGACCCCTTATATGCTAGCTGAAGTCTAGTCTCAGTGCAACAGCCACCGGTCCACGGTGGCTAGGTGTTGCAGGTTTTCTTAGACTTCTGGCTTGCTAGTTTTAGTGACATATCCACCAATCCATTGTGGATTGGGCATTGATATCCGAATGTTTcgcaaaaaattaaaaaatattctcTAAATGCACCCAACCCCCCCCCTCCCCTCCCCTCTTCTTGAGAATCATCCAAAACATCTCAACTAGTCCAAATTAAATCTTAATCAAATACCCTATATGAGCTtatttaaaggctcaaaatacgAAAAAATaacacaactcaaaatcaagTTTCAACCAAACTTATGAATCTATAAGTTTTCAACTTTCATGCAATAATGTCGATTGCATCTGAGCCTTAGGGTCCTTATCCGAACATACGTGCAAGTTCAGTATTATCATACAAATCTATTGGGGCCTTTAGATTATGAATCTAAGCTCGTTTATCcatatttttgattttgataacCTCTATGCACTTTTCTAGTTAATAAGTAGTCATATCAAGTACCACAACAAACAACACAAAGGTACTTTAAATTTTTGAACTTCTGAATTCAAGAGCCTGGATTCAATGATATTGTAAAGCATGCATAGGCAAAAGAAGTCAATGGTTCACCTTTGTGGCAGTTTCATTTAAAGCTCAAAAATACTTGCAAAAACTTAACCTGGCGGTCCAAAAAAAGGTTGGAAACATTTTTGATAATACAAAGTTACTGGAGGATAAACTAgtagaaatgaaaaagaagtgCTTTCAAGAAAACTCTAAAATGAATAGGATGGCATACAATAATGTTAATGCACAACTAATACTGCACAACAAGAAGGAGAAGGCCTTTTGGAGGCAAAAATCAGGTCTGCACTGGTTTAAAGAGGGAGATGTCAACTCCAAATTCTTTCACTCAATGATAAACTCTAGAAGGAGAAGGTTGTATCTGAAGAAGATTAGATGGAGAGAAAATACATGGATAGAAGGAAACAAAGAAATAGCTACTGAAGCAATTCACTACTTTGAATCTCATTATTCACAAGAAGATACTCATGGAAATTCTGATATATTTTCATGCTTATATAATGTGATTAATGAAGAGGACAATGAATTTCTGGGTGCACCTCCTACTATAACAGAAGTTGAAGAAGTAGTTTTCTCATTCAGTGCAGATAGTGCACCTAGACCTGATGGTATCTCAGGAAGATTTTATCATCACTGATGGGATATCATCTCAATAGATTTATTTAACATGGTTTGTAACTTTTTTGCAGGTACACATTTGCTGAGATCACTAATACATATATGTTTAATATTGTTACATAAAGTAACCAATCCTTAGAAGTTTATAGAACTCAGGCTCATCAGTCTTGGCAATTTTAGTtgtaaaaattatctcaaaactTCTAAATACCAGGCTTTCAAAGGTGGTGCATAAGATGGTATCTTCGCAGCAGGCTAGTTTTATGAAGGATAGGTCAATCATTGAAAACATTATGTTTACAAAGGAGATGACTCACAACATTAATCAGTTTAATGCAAATGGAAATGTTGTTATGAAACTAGATATGACAAAGGCATTTGACAGAGTAGACTGAAAGTAGCTATGTCAAATGTTGAGGCAGTTTGGTTTTTCAGAACTCTGGATAAACATGATTTGGAGGTTATTGACTAACAACTGGTATTCTATAAATATAAATGGTGGCAGGCATAGGTTTTTCAAATCTAGAAGAGGCATTAAATAGGGGGATATTTTATCTCCTTCACTATTTATTATTGGAGCAGAACTTTTGGCCTGGTTAATGGAGCAGCTAAAGGAGGAGAGTTTCATTCCATACTCAGTTGACAAGAATTGTCCCATTATCACACATTTAAGTTATGCGGATGATACTATTCTTTTTTTTAGGGGATCCCTTGTCCCTCATTTCTATGATGAATAAGTTATCGACTTATGAGAAGTGTTCAGGTCAACTAGTTAATAAGAGCAAATCTTGCTTCTTAGTTGCACCTAGCACATCTCAGTCTGTGATTGATGATATCCAACAAGTTACTGGTTTCATCCATTctaaattttctttttcatatctaaGGTGTCCTATATATGTTGGAAGAAATAAAGTGGTATATTTTGGGGATCTTGTTGTCAAATTCTCCAAAAGGCTACAGGGCTAGCAAGGAAAAATGTTATCTTTTGGTGGCAGAGCAGTTTTAATTAAAGTTGTGCTGCTTTCTTTACCTCTCCATATTTTATCTATGACTCAGCTACCAAAAACTACCATTTTACAGA
Proteins encoded:
- the LOC138869289 gene encoding uncharacterized protein, with the protein product MAYNNVNAQLILHNKKEKAFWRQKSGLHWFKEGDVNSKFFHSMINSRRRRLYLKKIRWRENTWIEGNKEIATEAIHYFESHYSQEDTHGNSDIFSCLYNVINEEDNEFLGAPPTITEVEEVVFSFSADSAPRPDGTHLLRSLIHICLILLSKVVHKMVSSQQASFMKDRSIIENIMFTKEMTHNINQFNANGNVVMKLDMTKAFDRVD